Proteins from a single region of Limosilactobacillus fermentum:
- a CDS encoding pseudouridine synthase yields MAKERLQKVIAHAGVASRRAAEGLILAGKVKVNGQVVTELGTKVDGNDEVMVNGEPVEQEQHEYYLLDKPRGVISSAHDDKGRKTVVDILKNEGVQTRVYPVGRLDYDTTGLLVMTNDGELANRLMHPRFEVDKVYIAKVKGLVSNDEMRLLREGVKIDGKKSQPARTKLLEANQRQKTSVVKLTIHEGHYHQVKKMMEAVGHPVLKLHRESYGPLTLAGLNPGQFRKLKVDEVRALRKLY; encoded by the coding sequence ATGGCAAAAGAACGTCTGCAAAAGGTGATCGCCCACGCCGGGGTTGCCTCCAGAAGGGCTGCGGAGGGCCTAATTCTCGCCGGCAAGGTGAAGGTCAATGGTCAGGTAGTAACCGAGCTGGGGACCAAAGTTGATGGCAACGATGAGGTGATGGTCAACGGCGAACCGGTCGAACAAGAGCAACACGAGTACTATTTGCTCGATAAGCCACGCGGGGTCATTTCTTCGGCCCACGATGATAAGGGGCGCAAGACGGTGGTCGATATCTTAAAAAACGAAGGGGTGCAAACGCGGGTCTACCCGGTGGGGCGCCTCGATTACGACACCACCGGCCTCTTGGTGATGACTAACGACGGGGAATTAGCCAACCGGTTAATGCACCCCCGCTTTGAAGTCGATAAGGTCTACATCGCCAAGGTCAAAGGCCTCGTTTCAAACGATGAGATGCGGCTGCTCCGCGAAGGGGTTAAAATTGATGGCAAAAAGAGCCAACCGGCCCGGACCAAACTACTCGAAGCAAACCAACGCCAAAAGACCTCGGTGGTTAAGTTAACCATTCACGAGGGTCACTACCATCAGGTTAAAAAGATGATGGAAGCGGTCGGCCACCCCGTGCTTAAGTTGCACCGGGAAAGTTATGGACCGCTGACTCTAGCTGGGCTCAATCCAGGCCAGTTCCGTAAGCTCAAGGTCGATGAGGTGCGAGCCCTACGCAAGTTGTATTAA
- a CDS encoding CvfB family protein has translation MNQALGKVVTAVMIDENDQDYFVQPDRNGQTYRLPKDEAPQVLHIGGSVSGFVYENDQHQLQMTCQHIPTVAVDHYDFGTVVAVRRDLGVFVDIGLPNKDVVVSLDELPTLKHLWPQPGDRLLIALRVDDHDRLWGTLADEAIFATIANRPEKKMVNWNVKATVYRLKMAGTLVLTDNYCLGFIHPSERDQEPRLGQVVNARVIGLSGHGSLNLSLKPRAYQAIDDDAKQILELLKRAPQKQLPLTDKSSPEEIKELLGISKGQFKRAVGHLLKARLVSQVNGRLILIKEAPVNE, from the coding sequence ATGAACCAAGCACTTGGTAAAGTCGTGACGGCAGTCATGATTGATGAAAACGACCAGGACTACTTTGTCCAACCGGATCGCAACGGGCAGACCTACCGTCTCCCCAAGGATGAAGCCCCCCAGGTCCTCCACATTGGCGGATCGGTCTCCGGCTTCGTTTATGAAAACGACCAGCACCAGCTCCAGATGACGTGTCAACACATCCCAACCGTTGCCGTCGATCACTATGACTTCGGAACGGTGGTGGCGGTGCGCCGCGACCTGGGGGTCTTTGTTGACATTGGCTTGCCCAACAAGGACGTGGTGGTTTCCTTGGACGAACTGCCGACTTTAAAGCACCTCTGGCCCCAACCGGGCGATCGCCTCTTGATCGCCTTGCGCGTCGATGACCACGACCGCCTGTGGGGGACCCTCGCGGACGAAGCGATTTTTGCAACGATCGCCAACCGCCCCGAAAAGAAGATGGTCAATTGGAACGTTAAGGCGACCGTCTACCGGTTGAAGATGGCCGGTACCCTCGTTTTGACCGATAATTACTGCCTGGGCTTTATTCACCCCAGCGAGCGGGACCAGGAACCGCGCTTGGGTCAAGTGGTTAACGCACGGGTGATTGGTTTGTCCGGCCACGGTAGCCTGAACCTGTCCTTAAAGCCCCGGGCCTACCAGGCAATCGATGATGACGCCAAGCAGATCCTGGAGCTGTTGAAACGTGCACCGCAAAAGCAGCTCCCCCTGACCGATAAGAGTTCACCAGAAGAAATCAAGGAGCTGTTAGGGATTTCCAAGGGGCAGTTTAAGCGGGCGGTTGGCCACCTTTTAAAGGCCCGCTTGGTCAGCCAGGTCAACGGCCGGCTAATTTTAATCAAAGAGGCGCCAGTAAATGAATAA
- a CDS encoding RecQ family ATP-dependent DNA helicase — protein MTIDEQQVRTALKRFFGFADFRPGQRETIEATLAGKPTLAVLPTGAGKTLLYQLPGVMLDGLVVVIAPLISLMQDQVDRLRSDGLGPVASLNSSLDYQEQQWVLSHLGELKFLFTSPETLLKPAVLRALHRQPISLFVVDEAHCVSQWGPDFRPEYLRVAQAIQAVNPARLLMLTATATPAIQDDIIQRLGLNPAAVVRVVKSVNRPNIFLAVQKLADQDEKRRRLLELVNQLGPSGVVYLSSREGANQLADWLNQQANLRVAAYHAGVDPVDRYRIQQQFLGGELDLVVATSAFGMGIDKQDIRYVIHFQMPGSLEAYVQEIGRAGRDGRQSLAVLLYCHGDEQLPLLLNHVDLPSPAVLDQIKAGKVKADLLGEAKRVVTYYLDQGMDGQAVWRFFADLEQKRGRQVQRMLSYVEEDKCRRTNLLAYFGQASLEAEVEWCCDLTNRDWTVTALQLPAVKRRVASSVLDWRNRVATLFNRQGLG, from the coding sequence GTGACCATTGATGAACAACAAGTCCGCACCGCACTGAAACGGTTTTTCGGTTTCGCTGACTTTCGTCCCGGACAAAGGGAGACGATTGAAGCGACGTTGGCGGGGAAGCCAACCCTGGCCGTCTTGCCAACCGGGGCCGGCAAAACCCTCCTTTACCAACTCCCGGGGGTAATGTTAGACGGCTTGGTGGTGGTCATCGCCCCCCTGATTTCCTTGATGCAAGATCAAGTTGATCGCCTGCGTAGCGATGGCTTAGGGCCGGTGGCGAGCCTCAATTCTAGCCTCGATTACCAAGAGCAACAGTGGGTGCTGAGCCACCTAGGGGAGCTTAAGTTTTTGTTTACTTCCCCGGAGACCTTGCTCAAGCCCGCCGTATTAAGGGCGTTGCACCGTCAACCGATTAGCCTGTTTGTCGTCGATGAGGCCCATTGCGTTTCCCAGTGGGGCCCTGATTTTCGTCCGGAATACCTCCGGGTTGCCCAGGCCATTCAAGCGGTCAACCCCGCGCGGCTATTGATGCTGACGGCTACGGCCACCCCCGCAATCCAAGATGATATCATTCAGCGTCTAGGCCTCAATCCGGCCGCGGTGGTGCGGGTCGTTAAATCGGTTAATCGCCCCAATATTTTCCTGGCCGTCCAAAAACTAGCTGACCAAGACGAAAAGCGGCGCCGCCTTCTCGAACTGGTCAACCAATTAGGGCCCAGTGGGGTGGTCTACCTCTCCAGCCGTGAGGGGGCCAACCAATTGGCGGACTGGTTAAATCAACAAGCCAACTTACGGGTGGCGGCTTACCACGCCGGGGTTGACCCCGTTGACCGCTACCGAATTCAGCAGCAGTTCTTAGGTGGAGAATTGGACCTAGTGGTGGCCACGTCGGCCTTTGGGATGGGGATTGATAAACAAGACATCCGTTACGTGATCCACTTTCAGATGCCGGGGAGTTTAGAAGCGTACGTCCAAGAGATTGGTCGGGCTGGTAGAGATGGCCGCCAGTCCTTAGCCGTGCTCTTATATTGTCACGGTGATGAGCAGTTGCCACTCTTGTTAAACCACGTCGATTTACCAAGCCCCGCCGTCTTAGATCAAATCAAGGCGGGCAAGGTGAAGGCCGATCTTTTAGGGGAGGCTAAGCGCGTGGTCACCTACTACCTGGACCAGGGAATGGACGGGCAGGCGGTGTGGCGCTTTTTTGCGGACCTAGAACAAAAGCGGGGCCGCCAGGTGCAACGGATGTTAAGTTACGTCGAGGAAGACAAGTGCCGGCGAACTAATTTACTAGCCTACTTTGGCCAAGCAAGTCTGGAGGCGGAGGTCGAGTGGTGTTGTGACCTGACCAACCGGGACTGGACGGTGACCGCTTTGCAACTGCCCGCGGTCAAACGGCGAGTGGCTTCGTCCGTCCTCGATTGGCGAAACCGGGTCGCAACTTTGTTCAACCGACAGGGGTTGGGCTAG
- the pyk gene encoding pyruvate kinase yields MKKTKIVSTLGPASTDVDTIVKLINAGANIFRFNFSHGDHPEHLGRIENVHKAEEITGKHVGIMLDTKGAEIRTTVQKEGKIEFNIGDKVRISMDDSLEGTKEKIAVTYAGLFDDVHEGGHVLFDDGLLDMLVDEKDEANKELVCHVLNHGILGSRKGVNAPGVSINLPGITEKDTSDINFGLDNGINFIAASFVRKPQDIEDIRVLLREKNMEDVQIFPKIESQEGIDNFEAIIEVADGLMVPRGDMGVEIPAENVPLVQKNMIRRCNELGKPVITATQMLDSMQENPRPTRAEVSDVANAVFDGTDATMLSGESANGDYPVESVATMNRIDIKAENNLDKFGREVFDFDKSDVTETIGSAVATAARDLGVKAIVAATASGYTARMISKYRPSADILALTFDERTERGLMINWGVQPYVVEKPTSTDEMFELASKEAKDLGFANVGDKIIVVAGLPIGQHGTTNMMRVQEVK; encoded by the coding sequence ATGAAGAAGACCAAGATTGTCAGCACTTTGGGGCCGGCAAGTACGGATGTTGACACGATTGTAAAGTTAATTAACGCCGGGGCGAACATTTTCCGGTTTAACTTCTCCCACGGTGATCACCCAGAACACCTCGGGCGGATTGAAAACGTCCACAAGGCCGAAGAAATTACTGGCAAGCACGTTGGAATCATGCTTGATACCAAGGGGGCTGAAATTCGGACGACCGTTCAAAAGGAAGGGAAGATCGAATTCAACATCGGCGACAAGGTTCGGATCTCCATGGACGACAGCCTGGAAGGGACGAAGGAAAAGATCGCCGTTACCTACGCCGGTTTATTTGACGACGTTCACGAAGGCGGCCACGTTCTCTTTGATGATGGCCTGCTCGACATGTTGGTGGACGAAAAGGATGAAGCAAACAAGGAACTTGTCTGCCACGTCTTGAACCACGGAATCCTCGGTTCCCGCAAGGGGGTTAACGCACCGGGCGTTTCCATCAACTTGCCAGGGATCACCGAAAAGGATACTAGTGACATCAACTTTGGTCTGGACAACGGGATCAACTTCATCGCCGCTTCCTTCGTTCGGAAGCCACAAGACATCGAAGACATTCGGGTCTTGCTGCGCGAAAAGAACATGGAAGACGTTCAAATCTTCCCGAAGATCGAATCCCAAGAAGGGATTGACAACTTCGAAGCGATTATCGAAGTCGCTGATGGTCTGATGGTTCCGCGTGGGGACATGGGGGTCGAAATTCCGGCCGAAAACGTTCCGCTGGTTCAAAAGAACATGATTCGTCGTTGTAACGAACTGGGCAAGCCGGTCATCACCGCCACCCAAATGTTAGACTCGATGCAAGAAAACCCACGGCCAACCCGGGCGGAAGTTTCCGACGTTGCCAACGCGGTCTTTGACGGCACCGACGCAACGATGCTGTCTGGTGAATCCGCTAACGGGGACTACCCAGTTGAATCAGTTGCCACTATGAACCGGATCGACATCAAGGCCGAAAACAACCTGGACAAGTTTGGCCGGGAAGTCTTTGACTTTGACAAGTCTGACGTAACTGAAACGATCGGTTCCGCCGTTGCCACGGCTGCCCGTGACTTAGGGGTAAAGGCAATCGTTGCCGCTACCGCTTCTGGTTACACGGCCCGGATGATCTCTAAGTACCGTCCTTCCGCTGACATCTTGGCGCTCACCTTTGATGAACGCACGGAACGCGGCCTGATGATCAACTGGGGGGTTCAACCGTACGTGGTTGAAAAGCCAACCAGCACCGATGAAATGTTTGAATTAGCATCCAAGGAAGCCAAGGACTTAGGCTTTGCCAACGTTGGTGACAAGATCATCGTTGTGGCCGGTTTGCCAATCGGTCAACACGGGACGACCAACATGATGCGGGTGCAAGAAGTTAAGTAA
- the scpB gene encoding SMC-Scp complex subunit ScpB, translated as MENIAQIEGLLFIAGDEGISVADLARITGFMKPAVNELLTRLQEKYQADPQTALTLLNSGEVFRLATKAELAPVMKTYFEVPLTTPLSQAVLEVLAIVAYKQPLTRLEIDDIRGVQSSGSLQKLVVRGLVQTHGRLEVPGRPFRYVTTPAFLDYFGLQSLADLPPLQTDLTEDDLDGDVFLRALQSRTEEGKENE; from the coding sequence ATGGAGAATATCGCACAAATTGAGGGCTTGCTCTTCATCGCTGGTGACGAGGGGATCAGTGTTGCTGACCTGGCCCGGATCACCGGGTTTATGAAACCAGCCGTCAACGAACTATTAACGCGCCTACAAGAAAAGTACCAGGCCGACCCCCAGACCGCTTTAACCCTGCTTAATAGCGGGGAGGTCTTTCGTTTGGCCACCAAAGCGGAACTGGCGCCGGTTATGAAAACTTACTTTGAGGTTCCACTAACCACCCCACTGTCGCAAGCCGTCTTGGAGGTCTTGGCCATTGTCGCCTACAAGCAGCCACTAACCCGCTTGGAAATCGACGACATCCGTGGCGTGCAAAGCTCGGGGTCGCTGCAAAAACTCGTGGTGCGGGGACTGGTCCAGACCCACGGCCGGCTCGAAGTACCCGGCCGCCCCTTCAGGTACGTCACAACCCCGGCCTTTTTGGACTATTTTGGCCTGCAGTCGTTAGCGGACCTGCCACCGTTGCAAACCGACTTGACCGAAGACGACCTGGACGGGGACGTCTTCTTACGGGCGCTACAATCACGAACTGAAGAAGGAAAGGAAAACGAATAG
- a CDS encoding tyrosine-type recombinase/integrase: MNKGSDALQASLVSYQEWLTKKGGAKLTIASYLTDLRDTAAYLTSRGVTNWQQVDRATLTAYLQSLNDKGRRTTTIQRRISSLRRFYAYLQVTGQVNHDPVALLKAKQTPRLAPVGLTPQEADLLPDHVPGKGVARERNRALVALLVATGARANELRDLQTGDLDLELGVVYLGQSSRRLVPLNEQAQTYLTTYLTARADQSATDEGYVFLNNRGQPLSRQSIWEIVNATGQRANIEGAVTPQRVRDGFAYRLLAHGADLSLVQQLMGHQSILTTQVYLEQAKEGHHADCLP; this comes from the coding sequence ATGAATAAGGGGTCAGACGCCCTGCAAGCTTCACTAGTCAGCTACCAGGAGTGGTTGACTAAAAAGGGGGGCGCCAAGTTGACTATCGCCAGTTACTTGACGGATCTGCGGGATACGGCCGCCTATTTAACCAGTCGGGGGGTCACTAATTGGCAGCAAGTGGACCGGGCCACTTTAACGGCGTACTTACAATCGTTAAACGATAAGGGCCGGCGAACAACGACGATTCAGCGCCGGATTAGCAGCCTACGTCGCTTTTATGCGTACTTACAGGTGACGGGGCAGGTCAACCACGATCCGGTCGCCTTGCTGAAGGCTAAGCAAACGCCCCGGTTGGCCCCGGTCGGGTTAACGCCGCAAGAGGCGGATTTGCTACCTGATCACGTCCCGGGCAAGGGGGTGGCTAGGGAACGCAACCGCGCCTTAGTTGCACTCTTGGTGGCGACCGGGGCGCGGGCTAACGAACTTCGGGACCTGCAAACGGGTGACCTCGACCTGGAACTGGGGGTCGTCTACCTGGGGCAGTCCTCCCGGCGCTTGGTCCCGCTCAACGAACAGGCCCAAACGTACTTGACGACCTACTTAACCGCCAGGGCCGACCAGTCGGCGACCGATGAGGGATACGTCTTTTTAAATAACCGGGGCCAGCCCCTATCGCGCCAGTCAATCTGGGAGATTGTGAACGCAACTGGGCAGCGGGCCAACATTGAGGGGGCCGTAACCCCCCAGCGGGTCCGGGATGGCTTTGCCTACCGCCTGCTAGCCCACGGTGCTGATTTAAGCCTTGTTCAGCAACTGATGGGGCACCAAAGCATCCTGACGACCCAAGTGTACTTAGAGCAAGCAAAGGAGGGGCACCATGCTGATTGCTTACCGTAA
- the dnaE gene encoding DNA polymerase III subunit alpha produces MGFVPLAVKSMYSLLEAPVRPAELVAVAKERGYQAVGLVDARVLYGAVNFVRRANQAGLHPVIGVSLPLTFAEGTLDVTLLAKGAVGYQNLTRLSTRAMTDRANQPLTIEDLREVSDDLVVIVAPQLMLLGVSEQTYAQLGEVADYLGINLDFTAAERQDLQAVAERCGLPLIAFEPVEYLNEDDYFATQVLRAIKAGHTIEDPLKASQRTGRHWLRPAEEVAAAYRAAGLAEAAAQTVAVAERCQVHFADQTPVLPAFPTPAGQGVADYLRELCQRGLAKRKLAGDPAEYQARLEHELTVIHQMGFDNYFLIVWDLMNFAHQHQILTGPGRGSAAGSLVAYALAITDVDPLQYGLLFERFLNPERAQMPDIDLDLPDNRREEVLNYLHHHYGHERVAQIITFGSLGTKQVLRDVSRVFNLPKYQVDSLSQVIDRVKGPHQTLADLLESAQPVQNLARDSKLVACLLEVAAKLEGLPRHDSIHAAGVVLAAEPLIKTVPLQAGNEPGAMLVTQFEKDTVESLGLLKIDLLGLRNLTTVETALNLIHQHQPDFDLTHIALNDRPTLALFDRGQTSGIFQFESSGIRQTLVNLHPDNFEEIVAVNALYRPGPMDNINHFIARKKGQEAVNLPAKELAPILAPTYGILVYQEQVMQVAAVMGGFSLGEADLLRRAMSKKKLATMASMKEAFLAGANKRGYSNAVAEQVFAYIDQFANYGFNRSHAVAYSKMAFEMAYLKVHFPAEFLAALMETDPDTSKVWAYFSEAKQLGITTHGPAINQSQERVSLVDQELWLGLDMIKGLRRDFIRAIIEERNQHGPYQDLPDLVNRLDAKWHKEALFVPLIDAGALDHLGYNRAEMAEGLKAILEGAEYAGLGLGMAPVVAQRNEYPLAVRLAREHAVLGTYLSGHPVSQYQDLRTKLKLPTVAQLRPNQRVRLVLMVTRMRKVTTKREHKPMAFLTASDETGAVEVTIFNRLFTQLEGELRVNGIYLITAKTEQREGQVQLLADQVTDAQVVNRELHPADHRWVLRLPSGVAQTTVTDGIKALAKEHAGNVPVVIYDPVTQKATQLPGQLWLAKQRVVQEGLINLVGRSNLAFQALS; encoded by the coding sequence ATGGGCTTTGTACCCTTAGCCGTTAAGAGTATGTACTCCCTACTAGAGGCGCCGGTTCGCCCCGCGGAGCTGGTGGCGGTAGCTAAAGAGCGGGGCTACCAGGCGGTCGGCCTTGTTGATGCGCGGGTCTTGTACGGGGCGGTCAACTTCGTTCGCCGGGCCAACCAAGCCGGGCTACACCCGGTGATCGGCGTCAGCCTACCGCTCACCTTTGCGGAGGGAACCTTAGACGTCACCCTGCTGGCCAAGGGGGCGGTGGGCTACCAAAACCTAACCCGCCTCTCGACCAGGGCGATGACCGACCGGGCCAACCAACCACTAACCATCGAAGATTTACGGGAGGTTTCAGACGACCTGGTCGTGATCGTGGCCCCGCAGTTGATGTTATTGGGCGTTAGTGAGCAAACGTACGCCCAGCTCGGAGAAGTGGCCGACTACCTGGGGATTAACCTCGATTTCACGGCGGCCGAGCGCCAGGACTTACAAGCCGTCGCCGAGCGCTGTGGGCTGCCCCTAATTGCCTTCGAGCCGGTCGAGTACCTCAACGAGGATGATTACTTTGCCACCCAGGTCTTACGGGCAATCAAGGCCGGCCACACGATTGAAGACCCCCTCAAGGCCAGTCAGCGAACGGGTCGGCACTGGTTGCGGCCGGCTGAAGAGGTGGCGGCGGCCTACCGGGCGGCGGGGCTTGCGGAAGCAGCGGCCCAAACGGTGGCGGTGGCCGAACGGTGCCAGGTCCACTTTGCCGATCAAACGCCGGTCCTACCCGCTTTTCCGACTCCGGCCGGCCAGGGCGTGGCTGACTACCTACGCGAACTGTGTCAACGGGGGTTGGCTAAGCGAAAGTTGGCCGGTGATCCCGCCGAGTACCAGGCCCGCTTGGAGCATGAATTAACCGTCATTCACCAGATGGGCTTTGACAACTACTTTTTGATTGTCTGGGACTTGATGAACTTTGCGCACCAACACCAGATCCTGACCGGACCTGGCCGGGGGTCGGCGGCCGGGTCCTTGGTGGCTTACGCCCTGGCAATTACCGACGTCGACCCACTCCAATACGGGCTGTTGTTTGAACGGTTCTTGAACCCGGAGCGCGCCCAGATGCCAGATATCGATTTGGACCTGCCGGATAACCGGCGCGAGGAGGTCTTAAACTACCTCCACCACCACTACGGTCACGAACGAGTTGCCCAAATCATCACCTTCGGCAGCTTGGGGACCAAGCAAGTCCTGCGCGACGTCAGCCGGGTCTTTAACTTACCCAAGTATCAGGTCGACTCGCTCAGCCAGGTGATCGACCGGGTTAAGGGGCCCCACCAGACCCTCGCCGACCTGTTGGAAAGCGCCCAGCCGGTCCAAAACCTGGCCCGCGATTCCAAGCTCGTGGCCTGCCTGCTGGAAGTGGCGGCCAAGCTAGAGGGCTTACCCCGCCACGATTCGATTCACGCCGCCGGAGTTGTCTTGGCCGCCGAACCTTTGATCAAGACGGTGCCCCTGCAGGCCGGTAACGAGCCGGGGGCGATGCTCGTGACCCAGTTTGAAAAAGACACCGTCGAATCACTGGGGCTACTCAAAATTGACCTGCTGGGTTTGCGTAACTTAACGACGGTGGAAACGGCGCTTAACTTGATCCACCAGCACCAGCCGGACTTTGACCTCACCCACATTGCTTTAAATGACCGACCGACGCTGGCCCTTTTTGACCGCGGCCAGACCAGTGGGATCTTTCAGTTTGAATCAAGTGGGATCCGCCAAACCTTGGTCAACTTGCACCCGGATAACTTTGAAGAGATTGTCGCCGTCAACGCCCTTTACCGGCCGGGCCCAATGGACAACATCAACCACTTCATCGCCAGAAAGAAGGGCCAAGAGGCGGTTAACTTGCCGGCTAAGGAACTAGCCCCGATTCTTGCACCGACCTACGGAATCTTGGTTTACCAAGAACAGGTCATGCAGGTGGCGGCGGTGATGGGGGGCTTTAGCCTGGGCGAGGCCGACTTGTTACGCCGGGCGATGAGCAAAAAGAAACTAGCGACCATGGCGAGCATGAAGGAGGCCTTCTTAGCCGGGGCCAACAAGCGGGGCTACTCGAACGCCGTTGCCGAACAGGTCTTTGCCTACATCGACCAGTTTGCCAACTACGGTTTTAACCGCTCCCACGCGGTTGCCTATTCGAAGATGGCCTTTGAAATGGCCTACTTAAAGGTCCACTTCCCGGCCGAATTCCTAGCGGCCCTGATGGAAACCGACCCGGATACCAGTAAGGTCTGGGCCTACTTTAGCGAGGCTAAGCAACTAGGGATTACCACCCACGGACCGGCGATCAACCAGAGCCAAGAACGGGTGAGCCTAGTCGACCAGGAGTTGTGGCTGGGGTTAGACATGATTAAAGGCCTGCGCCGTGACTTTATTCGGGCAATCATTGAAGAACGCAACCAACACGGCCCCTACCAGGACTTGCCCGACCTGGTCAACCGCCTCGACGCCAAGTGGCACAAGGAAGCCCTCTTTGTACCCCTGATTGACGCGGGGGCCTTGGATCACCTTGGTTACAACCGAGCTGAGATGGCCGAGGGTTTAAAGGCGATTTTGGAGGGCGCCGAGTACGCCGGTTTGGGCTTGGGGATGGCACCCGTGGTTGCCCAACGCAATGAGTACCCGCTCGCCGTTCGCCTGGCCCGCGAACACGCGGTCCTCGGAACTTACCTTTCGGGGCACCCGGTTAGTCAGTACCAAGACCTCCGAACCAAGTTAAAGTTACCAACCGTGGCCCAGCTACGGCCTAACCAGCGGGTACGGTTGGTTTTAATGGTGACCCGAATGCGAAAGGTAACGACCAAGCGCGAGCACAAACCAATGGCCTTTTTAACCGCTAGTGACGAAACCGGGGCAGTTGAAGTGACGATCTTTAACCGCCTCTTCACCCAGCTCGAAGGTGAGTTAAGGGTCAACGGGATTTACTTGATTACGGCCAAGACCGAGCAACGAGAGGGCCAGGTCCAACTCTTAGCCGATCAAGTGACCGACGCCCAGGTGGTCAACCGGGAATTACACCCGGCCGACCACCGTTGGGTACTCCGCTTACCTAGTGGGGTTGCGCAGACCACGGTGACCGACGGGATCAAGGCCTTGGCTAAGGAACACGCCGGCAACGTCCCAGTGGTGATTTACGACCCGGTCACTCAAAAAGCCACTCAACTGCCCGGGCAACTGTGGTTAGCTAAGCAACGGGTGGTCCAAGAGGGTTTGATTAACCTGGTGGGGAGGAGCAATTTGGCCTTCCAAGCGTTAAGTTAG
- a CDS encoding segregation and condensation protein A encodes MAEQELARLVGQPTLVLGDFEGPLDLLLHLIKKAEVDIYDIPIAKITNQYVEFLHQQEQNQLNIAGEYFVMAATLMSIKSAMLLPSPPVVEDELPPEEEDPRAELVAQLLEYQRYKKAAAALKDKEEYRQREYTREAMAVPKNLVETRFAPGVGIEELQRAFEDVVKRHHFHEPITQTVDPDPVTVAERIEHVITVVTKPTRFEDLFENDWTKDSLVTTFLAVLDLTKHQVIALAQSERFGPLIVMPGPRNEEYRNGEYRTN; translated from the coding sequence ATGGCTGAACAAGAACTGGCCCGCTTGGTGGGGCAACCGACGCTGGTTTTAGGTGACTTTGAGGGACCGCTAGACCTCTTGTTACACCTGATCAAAAAGGCCGAAGTCGACATCTACGACATTCCAATCGCCAAGATTACCAACCAGTACGTTGAATTTTTGCACCAACAGGAGCAAAACCAGCTCAACATCGCCGGGGAGTACTTTGTGATGGCGGCGACCTTAATGTCAATCAAGAGTGCGATGCTATTACCGAGCCCCCCGGTGGTTGAAGATGAGCTACCACCTGAAGAAGAGGATCCCCGGGCGGAATTGGTGGCGCAACTTTTAGAGTACCAACGCTACAAAAAGGCAGCGGCGGCCCTAAAGGATAAAGAAGAATACCGGCAGCGGGAGTACACCAGAGAAGCAATGGCGGTGCCAAAGAACCTGGTAGAGACCCGCTTTGCCCCGGGGGTTGGCATTGAAGAGTTACAACGGGCCTTTGAAGACGTGGTCAAGCGCCACCACTTTCACGAACCGATTACCCAAACCGTCGATCCCGACCCGGTGACGGTTGCCGAGCGGATTGAACACGTGATTACCGTGGTGACCAAGCCAACCCGCTTTGAGGACCTGTTTGAAAATGATTGGACCAAAGACAGTCTGGTAACGACCTTCTTGGCGGTCTTGGACCTGACTAAACACCAGGTGATTGCCTTGGCCCAATCTGAACGCTTCGGCCCGCTGATTGTAATGCCGGGCCCACGAAACGAGGAATACCGAAATGGAGAATATCGCACAAATTGA
- a CDS encoding ECF transporter S component encodes MSLTHTRVQRLAVLACMSALAFVLMLFEFPVIPVVSYLKMDFSDLPVLIATWLYGPVAGIIVAAIKCLLHGLMYGMSVGELLGVLSNLLSSMSLLLPFAWFLRRGKGSLKRRLFFGGLWATVALTVVMSLLNYFVLTPAYMALWGWKPSLPLPELVAIGVVPFNLIKGILLSLIFGFLAWSLRDWVAARLDR; translated from the coding sequence ATGTCTCTTACCCATACCCGCGTTCAGCGCCTAGCCGTCTTGGCATGCATGAGTGCCTTGGCCTTTGTCTTAATGCTGTTTGAGTTCCCGGTCATTCCGGTTGTGTCGTATTTGAAAATGGACTTTTCCGACCTGCCGGTTTTGATCGCCACTTGGCTCTACGGTCCGGTGGCCGGGATCATCGTGGCGGCCATCAAGTGCCTCTTGCACGGCTTGATGTACGGGATGTCGGTTGGCGAGCTACTGGGTGTTTTGTCCAACCTGCTGTCGTCAATGTCGCTCTTGTTGCCGTTTGCTTGGTTCCTTCGCCGGGGCAAGGGAAGTTTGAAGCGGCGCCTCTTCTTTGGTGGCCTATGGGCAACGGTAGCCCTAACGGTGGTAATGTCTTTATTAAACTACTTTGTTTTAACGCCGGCCTACATGGCCCTGTGGGGGTGGAAACCAAGCTTACCACTGCCAGAGCTAGTAGCAATCGGGGTGGTGCCCTTCAACCTGATTAAGGGAATCTTGTTGAGCTTGATCTTTGGTTTCTTGGCTTGGAGCCTGCGGGATTGGGTGGCCGCCCGGTTAGACCGTTAA